A stretch of the Malus domestica chromosome 08, GDT2T_hap1 genome encodes the following:
- the LOC103440754 gene encoding uncharacterized protein: MSRHNSSSAFPSCFRSSTSTNRRLPPPSPLPPPPPSSGQPNLTTCLYHTDLALFSLTWSRSFLGRSLHLNLLRHSFDSPLPPSLSSPSFHLHIKPFLFWKKHGSKKLSPNILLYWYLSRARFGSGPEPQSGFYIAVVVDNEMTLLVGDLTREAYAKTRANKSETSQIPILKREHVVAKKIYTTKARFGGKLREIRIDYGSSADPTRLCFSVDGQIVLQIKRLKWKFRGNERIEVDGTPVQISWDVYNWLFESDGDDGHAVFMFRFEEDEEIKENNYQLGHLNSWNFGMSGIEWRKMGKSFSSSSVSMSSAGSSGGSSSVMEWASTEESELNGGPAGFSLQIYAWKR; this comes from the coding sequence ATGTCCCGCCACAACTCCTCCTCCGCTTTTCCGTCTTGCTTCCGCTCCTCCACCTCCACCAACCGCCGCCTCCCACCACCGTCTCCGCTTCCTCCTCCGCCGCCCAGCTCCGGGCAACCCAACCTCACCACGTGCCTCTACCACACAGACCTCGCCCTCTTCTCCCTCACCTGGTCCCGCTCCTTCCTCGGCCGCTCCCTCCACCTCAACCTTCTCCGCCACTCCTTCGATTCCCCCCTCCCTCCGTCGCTATCCTCCCCTTCTTTCCACCTCCACATCAAGCCCTTCCTCTTCTGGAAGAAGCACGGCTCCAAGAAGCTCTCCCCCAACATTCTCCTCTACTGGTACCTCTCCAGAGCCCGGTTCGGCTCCGGACCCGAACCCCAATCCGGGTTCTACATCGCCGTCGTCGTCGACAACGAGATGACCCTCCTCGTCGGCGATTTGACCCGCGAAGCCTACGCCAAGACCCGGGCCAACAAATCAGAGACCTCTCAAATCCCAATCTTGAAACGAGAGCACGTCGTTGCCAAGAAAATCTACACCACGAAAGCCCGGTTCGGCGGAAAATTGCGGGAGATCCGAATCGATTACGGGTCGAGCGCCGACCCGACCCGGCTATGCTTCAGCGTCGACGGCCAAATTGTCCTGCAGATAAAGCGGTTGAAGTGGAAATTCAGAGGGAACGAGCGAATCGAAGTCGACGGGACTCCGGTGCAGATCTCGTGGGACGTCTACAACTGGCTTTTCGAGAGCGACGGCGACGACGGCCACGCGGtgttcatgttcagatttgaagAAGACGAGGAGATTAAAGAGAACAATTACCAATTGGGTCATCTGAATTCGTGGAATTTCGGGATGAGCGGGATTGAGTGGCGAAAGATGGGGAAGAGCTTCTCTTCTTCGTCGGTATCGATGTCGTCGGCGGGTTCTTCCGGCGGAAGCTCGTCGGTGATGGAGTGGGCGAGTACGGAGGAGAGCGAGCTCAACGGTGGTCCTGCTGGTTTTTCTCTGCAGATTTATGCTTGGAAAAGGTGA